One window of Chryseobacterium indologenes genomic DNA carries:
- the ftsZ gene encoding cell division protein FtsZ: MENIGTQGFSFDLPKGNSSIIKVIGVGGGGNNALKHMYEKGIHGVDFVICNTDAQTLDNNPVANKVQLGTTITEGLGAGADPEVGEKSAIESIEDIKAAMGQNTKMVFITAGMGGGTGTGAAPVIAKVAKDMGILTVGIVTVPFSFEGKRRLDQAENGLDKLKNNVDSLIVINNDKLRQQFGNLGFKQGFSKADEVLANAAKGMAEVITGYFDVNIDFRDAKSVLQNSGTALMSTGTASGENKAEEAVRKALDSPLLNDNKITGAKNVLLLIRSGAEEVTMDEIGIIMDHIQKEAGNTADIIFGVGADEELGDAVSVLVIATGFSNENKKFAGPTEKIRISLNDSFDTPKNSPFKTREERESAPDTAYDSSRANHFRLDDEDHGTQFKVTSIEKKMILEEEPVKPEIKFTDKEENIINTPEQAWKNEEESEQEYSLFSIDDENEDPNDLEIQSFSFDFENKKDEPQSGSTFNSSFAEEKPVEFSFFVNEPVRNEPNTDFGQPKAEFSNPSNAAVAEPAQKIETFYQKQEEPKAETRTSFENKTEIETPKTEESEFTFVNKTIDQDRVIERRNKLKEFNSRYQSFDSTSEFESIPAFKRKNISIDGTNASDQNINTYLSDNNGSMQIRENRFLNKDVD, translated from the coding sequence ATGGAAAATATAGGTACACAAGGATTTTCATTTGATTTGCCAAAAGGAAATTCATCCATCATAAAAGTAATCGGTGTAGGAGGCGGTGGAAACAACGCTCTGAAGCACATGTACGAGAAAGGAATTCACGGCGTTGATTTCGTGATTTGTAATACAGATGCTCAGACTCTTGATAATAACCCGGTTGCTAATAAAGTTCAGTTAGGAACAACAATCACAGAAGGTCTTGGAGCTGGTGCAGACCCTGAGGTTGGAGAGAAATCTGCAATCGAAAGTATTGAAGATATTAAAGCTGCTATGGGCCAAAACACTAAAATGGTGTTTATCACTGCCGGAATGGGTGGTGGTACCGGTACCGGAGCCGCTCCTGTCATTGCTAAGGTAGCAAAAGACATGGGAATTCTAACGGTAGGTATTGTTACCGTTCCTTTCAGCTTTGAAGGTAAAAGAAGATTAGATCAGGCTGAAAACGGTCTTGATAAACTAAAAAATAATGTTGATTCATTAATTGTGATCAACAATGATAAACTGAGACAGCAGTTCGGAAACCTTGGATTCAAGCAGGGATTCTCAAAAGCAGATGAAGTTTTAGCGAATGCAGCCAAAGGGATGGCAGAAGTTATTACAGGTTACTTTGATGTAAACATTGACTTTAGAGATGCTAAATCTGTACTTCAGAATTCAGGTACCGCTTTGATGTCTACAGGAACTGCTTCAGGTGAAAATAAAGCCGAAGAAGCGGTAAGAAAAGCCCTTGACTCCCCATTATTGAATGATAATAAGATTACAGGTGCCAAAAACGTTTTGTTATTGATCAGAAGTGGTGCTGAAGAAGTAACCATGGATGAGATTGGTATCATCATGGACCACATCCAGAAAGAAGCAGGAAACACAGCAGATATTATCTTCGGGGTTGGTGCTGATGAAGAATTGGGAGATGCTGTAAGCGTTCTTGTTATCGCAACAGGATTCTCTAACGAGAACAAGAAATTTGCAGGACCTACAGAGAAAATCAGAATCAGTCTTAACGACAGCTTTGATACTCCGAAAAACTCACCTTTCAAAACAAGAGAGGAAAGAGAATCTGCGCCTGATACAGCTTATGATTCCAGCAGAGCCAATCATTTCAGATTAGATGATGAAGACCACGGTACACAGTTCAAGGTTACCTCTATCGAAAAAAAAATGATTCTTGAAGAAGAACCGGTGAAACCTGAAATCAAATTCACTGATAAAGAGGAAAATATCATAAATACTCCTGAACAGGCTTGGAAAAACGAAGAAGAAAGTGAGCAGGAATACAGCTTATTTTCTATTGACGATGAGAATGAAGATCCAAATGACCTGGAAATTCAGTCTTTCTCATTTGATTTTGAAAATAAAAAAGATGAGCCACAATCAGGAAGTACTTTCAACAGCTCTTTTGCAGAAGAAAAGCCTGTTGAATTCAGTTTCTTTGTTAACGAACCTGTCAGAAATGAGCCTAATACTGATTTCGGACAGCCAAAAGCGGAATTTAGCAACCCAAGCAATGCTGCTGTAGCTGAACCGGCTCAGAAGATTGAAACCTTCTACCAGAAACAGGAAGAACCAAAAGCTGAAACAAGAACTTCTTTTGAGAACAAAACAGAAATTGAAACTCCGAAAACTGAAGAATCAGAATTCACTTTTGTGAATAAAACGATTGACCAGGACAGAGTGATTGAAAGAAGAAATAAATTGAAAGAATTCAATTCACGCTACCAAAGCTTTGACAGCACGAGTGAATTTGAATCTATTCCTGCTTTCAAAAGAAAAAATATTTCGATCGACGGAACCAATGCTTCAGATCAGAATATCAACACGTATCTGTCTGACAACAATGGCTCTATGCAGATCAGAGAAAACAGATTTTTAAATAAAGACGTAGATTAA
- a CDS encoding GH3 auxin-responsive promoter family protein — MATKALFNTVVNWFIRQRIDQIQNFMDHPIETQKGILFSQLFHAEDTEYGKLYGFNSISSYQDFKNKVPIVTYEEMEPYIEKARQGQKDVSWPGFIKHFAKSSGTTNAKSKFIPISTESLEYCHMKAGKDMVSIYANNHPENQLFNYKNLRLGGSSELYADFNTKFGDLSAILIDNLPFWVEITTTPSKKVSLMGEWESKLKAITSEVKNEDVGSILGVPSWMMVLLQKVLKETNIGSISELWPNLEVFFHGGISFKPYREQFRQIIGKNINYYEIYNASEGFFGIQDRSDSDEMLLMLDYGIFYEFIPMDQFHFSNPKVVSLEDVEVGKNYAMVITTNGGLWRYLIGDTVVFTSTNPFRIKITGRTKHYINAFGEELMITNVESALSKACEATGAQITDFTGAPVFMKGNEGGAHEWIFEFSQHPDDLDNFIDAFDKHLKTINSDYEAKRYNNITLKRPIVHIAKTNLFYHWLEAKGKLGGQNKVPRLSNDREYIEPLLEMNKN, encoded by the coding sequence ATGGCAACCAAAGCACTTTTTAATACCGTAGTCAACTGGTTCATCCGTCAAAGGATAGATCAGATACAGAATTTCATGGACCATCCCATTGAGACCCAGAAAGGTATACTTTTTTCTCAGCTGTTTCATGCAGAGGATACGGAATACGGTAAACTATACGGATTTAACTCTATATCAAGTTATCAGGATTTTAAAAACAAAGTTCCGATTGTTACCTATGAAGAAATGGAGCCCTATATTGAAAAAGCAAGACAGGGACAAAAGGATGTAAGCTGGCCCGGGTTCATTAAACATTTTGCCAAATCATCGGGAACTACCAATGCCAAGAGCAAATTCATCCCTATTTCTACCGAGAGCCTTGAATACTGCCACATGAAGGCAGGAAAGGACATGGTATCCATTTATGCCAATAATCATCCCGAAAACCAGCTTTTTAACTATAAAAATTTACGTTTAGGGGGAAGCTCTGAATTGTATGCTGACTTTAACACAAAATTTGGCGATTTATCCGCTATTTTAATTGATAATCTTCCTTTTTGGGTAGAAATTACCACCACTCCAAGCAAAAAGGTATCTTTAATGGGAGAATGGGAAAGTAAACTGAAAGCGATCACCTCTGAAGTAAAGAATGAAGATGTGGGAAGTATCCTTGGGGTACCAAGCTGGATGATGGTTCTACTTCAAAAAGTATTAAAGGAAACCAATATCGGAAGTATTTCAGAGCTGTGGCCGAATCTGGAGGTGTTTTTTCACGGCGGAATCAGTTTTAAGCCCTACAGGGAGCAATTCAGGCAGATCATCGGAAAAAACATCAATTACTACGAAATTTACAATGCTTCTGAAGGCTTCTTCGGGATACAGGACAGATCAGACAGTGACGAAATGCTGCTGATGCTGGATTATGGTATATTTTACGAATTCATTCCTATGGATCAGTTCCATTTTTCGAATCCGAAAGTGGTAAGTCTGGAAGATGTGGAAGTAGGAAAAAATTATGCAATGGTTATTACCACCAACGGCGGCTTGTGGAGATATCTTATTGGTGATACTGTTGTCTTTACATCAACAAACCCATTCAGAATTAAAATAACAGGAAGAACCAAACATTATATCAATGCTTTTGGTGAAGAGCTGATGATTACCAATGTGGAATCTGCTCTTTCAAAAGCTTGTGAAGCTACGGGAGCACAAATCACGGATTTCACCGGAGCTCCTGTCTTTATGAAAGGAAACGAAGGAGGTGCCCATGAATGGATCTTTGAATTCAGCCAGCATCCGGATGATCTTGACAACTTTATTGATGCCTTTGACAAGCATTTAAAAACTATTAATTCTGACTATGAAGCGAAGAGATACAACAATATAACCCTTAAAAGGCCTATAGTACACATCGCTAAAACCAATCTTTTCTATCACTGGCTGGAAGCTAAAGGAAAACTTGGCGGTCAAAATAAAGTTCCAAGACTGAGCAACGACAGAGAATATATTGAGCCTTTGCTGGAAATGAATAAAAACTAA
- a CDS encoding GatB/YqeY domain-containing protein produces the protein MSLENIISEAIKTAMREKDRVALDSLRAVKSQILLLQTEARGAEVSPEQEIAILQRMIKQRKDSFEQFSAQGRQDLAEVEEAQMKVIEKFLPKQLSAEELETEIKNIISETGAESIKDLGKVMGAASKALAGKSDGKSISEMAKKLLS, from the coding sequence ATGAGTTTAGAAAATATAATAAGCGAAGCTATAAAAACAGCCATGAGAGAAAAAGACAGAGTAGCTCTAGACTCTCTTCGTGCTGTAAAATCTCAGATTCTTCTTTTACAAACAGAAGCAAGAGGCGCTGAAGTTTCTCCAGAGCAGGAAATTGCTATTCTTCAGAGAATGATCAAGCAGCGTAAAGATTCTTTTGAGCAGTTTTCTGCTCAGGGGAGACAGGACCTTGCAGAAGTAGAAGAAGCTCAGATGAAAGTAATTGAAAAGTTTTTACCTAAACAGCTTTCTGCGGAAGAACTTGAAACAGAAATTAAAAATATTATTTCTGAAACCGGAGCTGAATCTATTAAAGATTTAGGAAAGGTAATGGGAGCAGCATCGAAAGCATTAGCCGGAAAATCAGACGGAAAAAGTATTTCCGAGATGGCTAAAAAGCTGCTGTCTTAG
- a CDS encoding BrxA/BrxB family bacilliredoxin produces the protein MYPTDLVMPMKAELTDKGFQDLTTPAQVEDALKQSGTTLLVINSVCGCAAGAARPGVVYSLTGDKKPDHLTTVFAGFDTEAVTEARKHLAPFPPSSPCVALFKDGELVHMLERHHIEGNPAGAIAANLQAAYDEYC, from the coding sequence ATGTATCCAACAGATTTAGTAATGCCTATGAAGGCAGAGCTTACAGATAAAGGTTTCCAGGACTTGACAACTCCAGCTCAGGTAGAAGATGCGCTGAAGCAGTCCGGAACTACATTATTAGTAATTAACTCCGTATGTGGTTGTGCTGCAGGTGCTGCAAGACCAGGAGTTGTATACTCTCTGACAGGAGATAAAAAACCTGATCATTTAACAACTGTATTTGCAGGATTTGATACTGAGGCTGTAACAGAAGCAAGAAAACACCTTGCTCCATTCCCTCCAAGTTCTCCATGTGTGGCCCTTTTCAAAGATGGTGAATTGGTTCACATGCTGGAAAGACACCACATCGAAGGGAACCCTGCAGGTGCTATCGCTGCCAACCTTCAGGCTGCATATGATGAGTATTGCTAA